A stretch of DNA from Anopheles ziemanni chromosome 3, idAnoZiCoDA_A2_x.2, whole genome shotgun sequence:
CAAAATGTCAAACGAGCTCGCACATTTTCATGTTTACAGAATAATCCTATTTTTAGTAAGTAGAAGGGACGAAAACAAGAGAGAAGTTAAAATTCTGGGTGATTTGCATTCGTTATCTGAAAATATATTCGATACGCACATATGTTATAGAGCAGAGAGTCGCTATGAGTACGAGAAGAGGAGCTCAAGGTAGTCGTCACTGTGCCGGCATAACACCTCAAAAATTTTCTTGGATGCTGCGTCATTCGCCTGTTCTAGCAAAACATATGGATGCTGACGGTTTCATTAGCTTCGCTTTGCTAGAAGAAAGTTGTCCCGGCGTTAATCGAAATCGTATGTTGGAAATTGTAGCACAAGATACAAAGGGACGTTATGAAGTACGGGGCGAAGCGGTACGTGCAGTGAATGGCCACAGTGTGCTATTCTGTGAGAGCTATGATGTCATCGATCCACCGGAGTTTCTATTTCATGCAACGAATGATAAAGCACTGCCACTTATTCTGAGTGATGGATTAAAACGCATGGGAAGACATTATATCCATATGTATGATGCACCACCCCCTAAAACGTCGGTGCGTTATAGAATACTACGAATAAGGCCCCCAAAAGCGCACACGTTCTATCGGACGAAAAACGGTTACGTTCTATGCCGGCAGGATATAGCAGCGGAATATTTGGAAATTTGGGACTAACAGTCCGTAAACAAGGTGAACAATAAAATGTTAACAAGAcaaattgaaagtttttttgtaGTTGCCAAGTccaattcctttttttttaataaactaGTATATCTTGTTCCTCTTTTGGTGCAGTTTGAACGCGaagtattttgttgtttgcggTAGTTTAGGCACTAGCGCAATTTCCTGAAgaatgattttcattttagttAACCAGTATTTTGATAGACCATGTCCTGCCAAAATACAGTTTGAGGTTTTACTTTCGTGTGCTATGACTGGAAGACACCATGGTTTGATGTCGTGGTCTGGTTGGAATCTTTCGAATTTTTCCCTTTATTCACCTAGGTTAATCTGATCCTGCTTTCTGTACTATGAGTAGGTTGGCGTTTAGGGCTGCATAATCGTAGctgtatttgtttgttattattttttccaccgttgTTTCTTGTTTATCTAGTGTGTCTACTTTTTTGTTCGTAAACTAGCATTTGAACAACCATATTCAACGGTAActtcaaaaaaataatagagCCATTTTTGACAGCTCCAGCAGTTGATGGCGTTACGCGGCGCTAGTGCGACGGTCATCCAGAGAACTAATCAAATcagttgcaaacgaaaaaacGGACAAATAACAAACGATCACAGTTCACCGCTGCTTGGTACACTGCTTGTTCAAACGAAGATTTCCATTTTGTAAAgttattgtttcaattttctgaCAAAGTTAACTTGCTGTATTCTATCAACGCACAGTACCAAGATAAAGACGCAAAGTATCAGCATCTGTACGGAAGAGTGTTGACTTTTCGATAACGCCATCACTGCGTGGATTGTTTGTAACCAGCAAACTTCTCATCGAACACAGCTTCGCGTCGGTAAGTTGATTTAGATGTGCCTCGATCCAGCTTTGTGGCTTGATACGAGCAATATGATTGTCAGCCTAACCGAAATGATACGTATCTCTAACATCTAGATAAGATGGAGAATACTCCGAAAAAACGTCACCTCGAAACGGTGGAATCCATCTTGACCAAAGAGGCCATCACTAAATCTGGCCGGAAGGTGAGACGACCGGCACATCTGGACTCCCCGGAACGTTCGCCGGTTGCGCCGGTGGCCGAAGCTAAGAAATCGGCTGTACGGAAAACCAAAGATGTTCTTGATGCTGTTGGTAGCCCAGCTAAAGCCACATCTGGGAAGAGCGCGTTGACGAAGGCGGAAGATTCCTCCGACGATGTGAAGGAATCTCGCAAAACCGTCAACACGACCAGAAAAACAATCAGCTCGCTCGCAGCTACGCCTAAAAAGAGcttgaagaacgaaaaagcTACTGTGGACGACAGCGGTATCTCGAAGTCAGGACGCAAGATAAAGGTGCCGAGCAAGCTGATCGATTTTGAGAGTGAAATTTTGCTAAGTCCTCGGAAGGCTTTGGAAGAGTCAAAAGGTGTGCTTCCGGCATCTACCAAAACTCCCGGCCGTCCGTCGAGATCTGCCAAAAAGCGAACGATGAATGAAGACTCCGGGCAGAATTCGGAAGAGGAGACGGTACGAGCCCGTGACGGTCGTGGGAAGTCACTTACTGCAAAGGAAAGTGGCCGTTCCGCGTCTCGCAAAACAACTGTACGGGACGATTCTGATTCTGAAGCGACATCTTCACGCACTGCAAGCCCTGCAACGGCCGCCCCTAAAACACCGGGACGAAGAGTCAAACCGGTAGCATCGACCATGACCGCAGCGTCTGAGCCGCAAAAGGAGGAGATAAATACCGCGAGTATTAAAACGGGTCGTACGCCGGGTCGCCCATCGACGAAGTCCGTATCGAAAGTTAGCGCAAATAATCCAGAGGTGGTTGCATCGCCGAATCTGAGTCGTAAGACAAAACCATCTTCAACCACCGAAAACGAAGCAGATAAAGATAATACCACTGGAAAGATAGGACGCACCCCGGGGCGTCCGGTAGGTAAATCCTTAATGAAGCAACGAGAGGATAGCCCTGCACCAGCTTTATTGAAACCGAATCAGCCCAGGGGAAGATCATACGTACCGCCAAAATTGGGCCCAGAATCGGAAAACGAACCGAAGAAAGATACAATTCAAGCTAGCAAAACACCTGGTCGCACTCCTGGGCGACGTGCCGTTAAATCTTTGATGCCAACTGCCGTCACAGTTGAAGACAACGGGATGTTAGCTGGGCAGAAATTATCGGAAGATTCCATCACTTCGACACACGATACTCTGGCGGTGGCATCTTTGTCGCGCTCTGGCAGGAAACTGAAACCGAAGaaattttttgaaattgaTCAGATGGAATCTTCCGGTAAACAACCCGTTCTTGACGGCAACGATTCGAGCGAAGGCGGAAGAAAGCGAAAGGTAGACAGCGTTGACGAGTCGACTGATGTTGGAGAAATGATGTCGCCGAGGAAAAAAATGACTACCGATAAACTTGCTTCTTCTTCTAAATCACAGACCGACACGGAGATTCCCAAGTTGGTCTTACAGAATCCTGCTCGCAAAGAGGTGACCGACACTGAAATTAGCACTACAGGTTTGGCAATAACACCGTCGAAGCGCTCGCCAAAGGTGCAGCAAGTTTCACGCTCGGGAAGAAGGATTAAGGTGAAACAAATAATTGGCTTCGAATATGACGGTGCCACTGATCGACCGGAGGTTAATGCAACGGACGTCGCACAGAGTAAACTTGTAAAGGCCACGTCAAACGAAGCACCCCCAGCGCCAGTCGATGACGACATTGAAGCTCACTTGGATTCGTTTGTCACAAAACGGGGCGTAGATGACCACCATCAAAAGCATCATGTGTCCGTAACCGATGAACCAGACCGAGCTGTAACATCGGGTGGCACCTCTGAACCTCTGGAATTGCCAACATCTCTCGTTTCGGCTCGGACTGTAAAGAAATCACTCGCAAATGTTAACGAATCGTCGGAAAAACAGAACAATAATAGCTCCTCACTAACAAGCCAATCGGTGGGTGTTTCTGACACTACCTCTGCAGAGAAGACCGGAAGCAGCCGGTCGGGAAGAAAACTCAAACCGAAAAAGttctacgacgacgacggcgatgacGAAACAAACAATAGCGTTGGTCAGGTTGTGAAGTCTAGAGCAGCGAAGGACACTAAAAAATCCACCGCAAATCTTCAGAGTGCGTCGACCCGCATGGTAGAGGAACATTCTGCAATCGATGTTGCCAAGAGACATCCTCAATCGCATATCGACATGGACACGGGAGTCGATGTTGCGGAAGGGCCCTCAACGGCAGCATCACaagtggagaagaaaaaatcgcCGATTCCCGAAACGGATGTACaacgaaataatgaaataGTTGAAACGGAATCGGAACACGAAGTAGCTAGTGACGTTGTCGAGGGTTCAGCTGGCACCATCCCAGCCTCCGTTGGCGAGAAGTCGGTCGGTCAGCATCCTAGAATTGGGTAAGTTTTGTTTATAGTGCGTTCGTTTATTTAGAGAAACGACACACATATTTTCCAAATGCTTATAGTTATAAGAAAGACATTCATATTAATACCGTTTACGTATGATCTCTTttataactttatttttagTATCGTTAAGTGATTAACTAGAACCTATATCCTTCGCatgcttttttcatttcatttaagttTCTAATGtgctttcatatttttatatatatgtACTGGTTTTTGAATTTCACAACATTTGCATGTCCTTCTATGAACAAATAGAGCAGGCATTTGTACGTTTTGTGTCAAAGAAATTTCAATAAACGAattcatttctatttttttaaatagtataaacacattttgggacaaacattttattcattgggacaaatttacaaaaaatctcGTGTGCTAGAAGGCGTGcaaatgatttgtttgtaAAGATATAGTAATACAAGCGTTGCGTCGATATGAGCTCTCTAGTGCACAACATTTAATGTTATTAATTTCGAACGGGCTTCTTCCCTTATCCCCACCCAAACTTCACAGCGAGAAACTCGAGCTTGAACAAACGTGCGATGTATCCTTGTCTATGACTGAATGTAAGAAGCCCTCTGAAGGCGAAGCCATCTCCGGCAATGTATCAAAGGTTGAGCCAATGGAGGATAGCAAAACTCGCGAGGACAACTTGTTAATTTCGGATGCAGGTGGTGACGCCGAGCCACAGAATGTTACTGCTAATGTCATCGCTTCTGTTGCACTGCCCACTAGTGCAACAATTGGCAAGGATACCCAAAAAGAAGTTGCCTTTAGCATTCGACCGGAAAAAACGGCCAGTGGCAATCGGCGCGCCCTCGATATTTCCGGTGAAGGTACTATTGATGAACTAAAGGTGGAAGATGGGGATCTGCTGGAAGATTGCTCGCTCGGCGAAATTGAATATTTAGAAGATGAAGTACAGAACGTGGTGGAGCATGTTAAGCAACCTCTATCGACAGCTAGCTCGACCCACGAAGAAGTCCATGGGAATGATGGTGGTGCGGTACCTGCGATTAGGATCATACCGGAAACGCCGGCGtccaatgaaaaagaaaaattggatGAAACTTTTGACGTCGCCATCGACATAACGGTTGACTCACCAAAAGTTGGAGAGCAGCAGTTGTCCAACCCCGTTCCGGAAGCAACAGCACCGCACACCCCTAGTTCTATGGAAAGCAACAAAGACACGGACAACAAGTGTTCACCGGATAAAGCTCCAGAGATTATCGAAATAATGGACAGTCCGGCGGCTATGGCTTTCTGTCGGCAAATCGATGCTGCTGCAACCATCGCACCGAAGGCTGGCGGTAGTGGAAGTGCCACCAGCACTCCGCTGGCAATGAAGTTGGTACAAGACGGGGGCCCACTGAAGGAACGCGCCGTAACCAAGCTACTGCTGCATGAAGGCCGTAAACGATCCCTGTCGGCCAGTGAGGTTGATACGACGATCAAACGGAACGTTACTTTCCACAGTCCGGCAAACTCGACCATACTGGTGAACGAAATCGACGAGCGACTAGTGATGAAGAGCTTCCAGCAGAAACAAGAGGAGACCGCGAAATCCGCCACGAAACAGGCTGGCCCCCGCAAGCGTTCCATGTCCGAGCACAAACCAACGGCGGGCGACGTGAAGCCAAGCAAGATATGCCGTAAGGTGCCGAACTTCAAGAACATCCACGCCAACCATTTCGATCGGATGGAATCGATTGCTGACTTCATGAAGCGTAAGGATCAACG
This window harbors:
- the LOC131284048 gene encoding probable RNA 2'-phosphotransferase, which codes for MSTRRGAQGSRHCAGITPQKFSWMLRHSPVLAKHMDADGFISFALLEESCPGVNRNRMLEIVAQDTKGRYEVRGEAVRAVNGHSVLFCESYDVIDPPEFLFHATNDKALPLILSDGLKRMGRHYIHMYDAPPPKTSVRYRILRIRPPKAHTFYRTKNGYVLCRQDIAAEYLEIWD
- the LOC131284049 gene encoding mucin-2-like; protein product: MENTPKKRHLETVESILTKEAITKSGRKVRRPAHLDSPERSPVAPVAEAKKSAVRKTKDVLDAVGSPAKATSGKSALTKAEDSSDDVKESRKTVNTTRKTISSLAATPKKSLKNEKATVDDSGISKSGRKIKVPSKLIDFESEILLSPRKALEESKGVLPASTKTPGRPSRSAKKRTMNEDSGQNSEEETVRARDGRGKSLTAKESGRSASRKTTVRDDSDSEATSSRTASPATAAPKTPGRRVKPVASTMTAASEPQKEEINTASIKTGRTPGRPSTKSVSKVSANNPEVVASPNLSRKTKPSSTTENEADKDNTTGKIGRTPGRPVGKSLMKQREDSPAPALLKPNQPRGRSYVPPKLGPESENEPKKDTIQASKTPGRTPGRRAVKSLMPTAVTVEDNGMLAGQKLSEDSITSTHDTLAVASLSRSGRKLKPKKFFEIDQMESSGKQPVLDGNDSSEGGRKRKVDSVDESTDVGEMMSPRKKMTTDKLASSSKSQTDTEIPKLVLQNPARKEVTDTEISTTGLAITPSKRSPKVQQVSRSGRRIKVKQIIGFEYDGATDRPEVNATDVAQSKLVKATSNEAPPAPVDDDIEAHLDSFVTKRGVDDHHQKHHVSVTDEPDRAVTSGGTSEPLELPTSLVSARTVKKSLANVNESSEKQNNNSSSLTSQSVGVSDTTSAEKTGSSRSGRKLKPKKFYDDDGDDETNNSVGQVVKSRAAKDTKKSTANLQSASTRMVEEHSAIDVAKRHPQSHIDMDTGVDVAEGPSTAASQVEKKKSPIPETDVQRNNEIVETESEHEVASDVVEGSAGTIPASVGEKSVGQHPRIGEKLELEQTCDVSLSMTECKKPSEGEAISGNVSKVEPMEDSKTREDNLLISDAGGDAEPQNVTANVIASVALPTSATIGKDTQKEVAFSIRPEKTASGNRRALDISGEGTIDELKVEDGDLLEDCSLGEIEYLEDEVQNVVEHVKQPLSTASSTHEEVHGNDGGAVPAIRIIPETPASNEKEKLDETFDVAIDITVDSPKVGEQQLSNPVPEATAPHTPSSMESNKDTDNKCSPDKAPEIIEIMDSPAAMAFCRQIDAAATIAPKAGGSGSATSTPLAMKLVQDGGPLKERAVTKLLLHEGRKRSLSASEVDTTIKRNVTFHSPANSTILVNEIDERLVMKSFQQKQEETAKSATKQAGPRKRSMSEHKPTAGDVKPSKICRKVPNFKNIHANHFDRMESIADFMKRKDQRAKEILTTASPATKLLARPAAALAVKPSDEAKEKKAPAAQKPFIFKASGGSIPIFGKPTAAAAAVPRQQQAHPKATNIVRPVLTAASRVVVVGEGPRKKVANQSSNTNRLQQYQAAFKSKQQATGTEVSQSTSVAAVPGTSSARPIEQLRSKQSKLLKGVRTNRRFELQMKHRDNHPQT